The region ttgggcggaaatggatgatttttgGGGCAAAATTTgagggatttcgtggatggaaggtgaggaaacttgggaaaatgctagatccacttgaaaccaagcaaatccatggatcaaaatcaacaaaacaccatcaaaccaacaaatcacaaaaaaaattggggctatttttggtggggattttcggatttaggacgaaaacaataaaatcaagctagaaaaagagggttaggggctccaaaacgtgatcaacgtggctcatgataccatgatgatgtagggtggaaccctatagcgtcgatctttcacgtttggagtggatcctacggggagacacgaagaacgagcggaagaacacgaggaaatcacggggaggaacgagggaaaacactcaaccaacaaggaatcggtcacacaagtgctagatcgaagaacacaaagagatacacgagatccaaagttaacaaaggtaaggatacaaaggtaaccgatcttctccgtgaggaggccttgaatccacaaagggatcttcccacgagggggtcttgaatccgataggatctactccgaagaggccgcggtctctcacgaggaggagatccgatggatgagcgaggctctatctctaacttgagctaaatcaacgctaaccctcaaaGTGGGGAgtgggaggtctatttatagtgctaagccacgaaggggtaagtgaggggcgaaggggtacacgggcttcggcccaagtcacgcacacaggcggggtccggatgatccggatggtggcccggatgatccggatggtggcccggatgatccgggtgtcggggatccggatgatccgggtgactgtccggatgatccggcttcgtcgagcagcttcgggtgtcttcgggcacgttagccggatcgtccgggtggtcgtccggatcgtccgggctcggtccggatcgtccggctgggtgtccggatgatccgggcaagtcctgtcttgctccatttttcttcttccttctcctcgtccATGCTTCTGCGCACGCTCGTCCTTGGTCCTTcggttctccatggtctcctcgggtgtacctgagtatgcacaaggtccgcacttgaagtagcaaccatgtctcacgtgaggaaagtgaaggtttagagaggatcgagttcaccttgtgttcaatggcatatgctcgaggtctcgtcatatgtcctcttggggctcggagagtagtcggagtgtacatggggatgaacgtgggatgctccgcatcagcttCCTTCCTGCTGAAATACTTGGGGCTGCCCTTGtcggtgtggcagctcagacgtgcCGACTTTCAGCACCTGGAGGATCAGGTTGCAGGAAGGCTTCTACCTTGGGAAGGGAGATACATTGCAACTCCGGGCCGAGTAGTTTTGGTCAAATCGGTCCTGACCTCGCAGGTTGTCTTCACTACTACTGCACTTCCCATCCCTAGGGGCAGCCTGAACAACATCAGCAAGATTGAGCGAGCATTCCTTTGGTCGGCCTCGCACAAGACGACTGGGGCCAAGTGTAAAGTCAATTGGGAGCGCGTCTGTAGACCCAAGGACCTTGGGGGGCTTGGGGGGCTACACCGGGAGAAGTTCCGCCGAGCGTTTCGTTTACGCTGGCTCTGGCTTAAATGGACCGCGCCGACGAGATTGTGGGTTGGCCTGGGTAACATATGTGATGAGGAGGATAAACTCTTTTTTATGCATGCACGACCATCACCATCGGCAACGGCGCCCGTGCGCCCTTCCGGGAGTCCCCTTGGCTAAACGGGTGCAACCCCAAGGACATCGCCCCCCTAATCTTTGAGGCATCGTCTCGAAAGCAATGGAAGGTCAGGGAAGCTTTGCATAATGAAGCATGGATTAGCAAAATCAACCCTACGTCTGCGTTCTCTTTTGACCACCTGAGACAATTCCTGGAGTTGTGGACTTCCATCCACGGCATTAGTCTGGATGAGCATGTCGAGGAGTCCATCATTTGGATGCATACGGTCTCAGGAGAATACATTGCTTCCTCTGCATACAATGCGCAATTTCTATCCATCATTCGCACAGACATGTGCAAGGTCGTTTGGAAGACCTGGGCGCCCCCAAACGTCAAATTCCTCGCGTGTGCTTTACAAAACAAAATTTGGACAGCTGACCGGTTGGCCAAAAGGGGGTGGCCAAACTGTGGCCCTTGTCCTCTTTGCCACATGGACCTAGAAACTGCCGAGCacctcttctttggccgccgctACACGCTGAGACTATGGGGCTTGGTGAAGGGCTGGATTCAACTTGCCAGCTTGGACGTTGCAGTTTTTGGGCGAACTATAGGAGTATCAAGGACTGGTGGTTCGACATGGTCGCCACCCAGAGGATCCATGGAAGGGCGATGTCTTCCCTCACTATGCTAGTGTGCAAGTCGATTTGGGACGAAAGGAACGCAATGGTTTTTCGACGCAACTATGCTCCTCCAACCATCCTTCTTCGCACCATCCAGAAAGCGGCGATTCTTTGGGCGACCGTAGGGGCGAAACATTTGGGTCACATTCTATCGGAAAAGTAGTGCGGGTGTGTTATGCACCCCATGCTTGAGGCTTTTACTTTCTTGTCCTCTGTAACTTTGAAAGACATTTCCCTTTCTTAATTAATGAAACGTGGGTGGCGCTGCCGTCTAGTAGTAGCTCCCTCGCACTCGTCGGATTCCGCGGGCAGCGAATACGAGAGTGAGAAGGTCTGCCCGATCCCAAACATCATCGTCGATGGGCTCGGTAGTATAAAAGGCCACCGATAGACACACGCCCTGTAATCCAAGAGCCAATCCCGGCTTCGCTGCTGGACGATATCTCCAACACACAGAGGCCGTGTTCGGCGAGCAGTTAATCGTCTCGGCGAGAGTGGGTACGTACGTGCGTGAGCGCTAGGCCTGATCGTAAATCGACCGACCTCTTGCTCGACGACCAGGAACATGGACGCGAGGCAGCAGGCCGGCGGTGCGGCCCTGTGCGCCAACGGCTGCGGCTTCTTCGGCGGCGCCGCGACCAGCGATCTCTGCTCCAGATGCTACAAGGAGCAGCAGCTGCTCGACGTCGTGGCCTTTGATGACGCCGTCATGTCCGGCCTCCGATCGCTGGCCATCACGCTGACGAAAGCCGGAGGCGAGGAGGAGGGGACGCCGTCgtcgacgacgaagaagaagcgaTGCAGTGCGTGCCAGAGGAAGGTGGGGCTGCTGGGGTTCGTGTGCCGGTGCGGGGCCACCTACTGCGGCGCGCACCGCCACGCCGACGCGCACGGCTGCTTCTTCGACTACAGGGCAGCCGGCCGCGAGCAGATCGCGCGCCAGAACCCGCTCGTCGTCGCGCCCAAGATGGCAAGGGTTTGAATGCTTCCAGTTCCACCCTCCGCATTGTACGCGAGAAGGCTCTACAGATGAGCTGTGAAATTAGTGCTAGTATGTGCTTGCGTGCGTCTCCGTCTGTCCACCCTTGTGATGGAGGGTCTGTGTGTAACAACTAGTAAAACGATGCGCCTGTTTTTTCCTCATTCATTCGAGTTAAATTCGTTCGTCAAGTTATTCGCATGTTGCCATGGTGGTATGCGCCATGCATTTGGATGATAAATTGCAAACTTTGGCTGGTGAATCGGTCCACCACATCTAGATCCAATCAGTTAATCTTGTTCTTTTCCTATCACTAGTTACCACCGCACGGTACATCATACACGTGATTATAAAAAATATATTCAGTAAACATAGTTTAATATCACAAGATTTGGGTCACCTTAACAAtagaattttcaaagaattcaacttATATTCAAAAGAACTTTTCCTTGGTCCAGGCGATTATCGCctatattttcggtatttttgttGTAGTCCAGCAGATTATAGAAGAATTATGAGGCCTAATTATCGACGACTATTTATTTCTGAGCCAGGACATCCGCTCCCGGTAAATGGTAAATTAAAAAAATAATTCTTTTTTGCATACAAGATGTTCAAGTGTGTGATGTCCGTGCTAAATTTCAGCTTGTTCAGACATCTgaggagctcgtggcaaaaaaaTAAAATCAGTCCAAACAATGCGTAAACAGTAAACTTCTCTCACAGACCCTAATTTGTGTTTTTTCGCTGAGAGCTGCTGAAATGTCCAAACTCCACGAAATTTGGCATGGACTTCACAAAAATGAGTATATAGCATCACATAAAAATTAAGATATTTTTGAATAGTTTTGCTAATTAAAACAGTTTTAGTGTTCACCGGAGAGTCAAAACACCGCTTTTCATTATAGACACCTATTAAGAGGTAACTACTTCCATGTTAAACACTAATAAGGCAGCCTACGTCTTTGGATCAACATACTTTGACGGTCAAGATCAGATGGAGACTTTAGCGCTAGATATGTTTGCTGCTAAACATTGAAACCACGTGAGCATCGTAGGATTAGAGATATGTACAAGTAAGATTGATTTGGTTCTTCGCACTTCGTGCTTTTACGAGGATAGTAGATAGAACCCATGTATTTTATAAGGTAGTAGCTGCACTTGTCTATGCATCTACAATCAGACAAATCTTTGATTCCGTTTTATATGAGACTAGAGAAAACCTTCATTCCATTTTATTTGGGATTAGGGTACAGCTAAACCTCTGTTAGTGGAGGGCTGTTGCAAAAACACGCCTCCTTTTCCTCGAGTATGCGCAAGGGATAACTTAATATAGCAATTGAACAAATGTTCCAAGATCAAACAATAAGATAGCTATCAACAACATATGAATTTAATAAGTGTAAAAAAGAGCGGTATAAGGTGAGACGGGTCACATCTAGTTAACTTGTTTtcagaacctacataacaaattgTGACCCCGACTATTTTATTATATACAAAAAAGCCTAATACATGTTAAAAGTAGAGCCTGAAAATTCCCGTAAAAATTTAAAACATTGAACATTTCTTTTGGTGGTCTCATCTTAATCGGACAAAAGATAGCCATTAGATTTATGTAACCGTGTCCTACTGTCAAATGGACCTTACAATCATGCACATACATGACTTTAAAAATTCACGCACACAACATCCGTCACATATATGACTTCAAAATGCATGTAACAACATTCGTCCGATGGACCCTCCCAAAGCAACAAGTGTATCTCCATCTCAATTAGTATTTGCTCAGtttacaaatataagatgttttagatattttaATATAAAGTACATGCGGACTTAAATCAATGAGCAAACACACTAAAACATATCTATATATAGAATGGAAAAATTAGgggatcttatatttgtgaacagaggaGCACATACTAAACGTGAACAAGAATACCAAGATCCTCTCATACAAGAATATAATACAATTTAATATGTTTCCAAATTTTGTCACCAAGACAGAAACATGTGCTTGGGACAACCTTTTCCTAATCCTATCCGCCACCAAGTCTCCTCCACGTCCTTGGTCCCGCTCCACTCTCCCGTTTGGCGATTTGTCGGCGCCAAAGGAATGGGGACTTGTCCCTTTTAAAAGAAATCTTATTTATACAAAATGAGCTCATAACCATGTTAGAGTTTAAGGTGGTCTCAGATTCTTGGCCAAACCCTACGGTTGCTCGTGTGCTCCAAGCGGATTGGACAATTCCCGCAAGGAATAAacataaaaaaatcaaaagaaatgtAACAAATAAATAAAGTTTTGGACAGTATGCTCAAGGCGTGACAGGTGGTAGCATCAAAGTGTTCCCCTCTTGTTCATGTATGCAAGAAGCAACCTGCCAGGTAGTCCCGACTATCTGCTACAAAAAGATTTGCTCGGCTCCGGTGAGGAAGGGGCAATGACAACGACGCGTCTTCGGCTCGCTCCAATGATTCTAGTCTTTGCTAGATGGTCCATAGacctggttgtaatttttattacctctagTGTTCTCTGTACTGCCAAgattgatgaatagattgaaaatttCTCTAAAAAAAACCCATGCTAGATAGTAGGTACATACCTTCTAAGTTGTGACTAGTCAATGGAATTTCCTATTCCATGCTCGTTGCGTGGAACAGTGCGTATAAAACACGGACCCAGTGAACAACTTGGGCCAGCACATTTCAGTTGCTTTTTTTCCGTTCACTAGTTTTTTTGTGATGTTTTTCTCGTCCGTTGTGCTAGCTTTTGCACTGGTTTTCTGTCCCTTTTTTTGTTCATTCCTTTTGTAAAAGAAAATGTGTTGTTTTTTACTGTTTTTATTCTTTTTTGGCATTTAATTATCCTTCTTCTATTATTCATTTTATATTACATGGACATCTTTTAAATCCGTGGTCAATTTTAAAAATTCATGTTTCTTAATTCAAGCTTATTttataaattcatgaacattttaaaaatccataaacaattttataaatttgaaactttttttaaaattgacAATCTTTATTCTAAATCTGTGTTTAAAACTACAACAAACATTTTTTAGATTCTTGAAtattattttcaaattcatgaactagtACAGTAAATTCTAGAAATTTGCAAGAGAAATTCATTTTTTTGGAGATAAACATTGGTGAGTGTGAAGAATAGACCTGGCACGATGGTGAAGTATTTTCGACTTGTGCCAAAAGGCCTCAATTCTACGCGGACTCTTTGCATTGCACTACACAAAGGGAAGGCATGCCTCATATAATCATTCCTCGGATCATGTCTTGGTTGGTAGTTTCTAGCACTGAGTTTGTCATTCAAGTATTATCGAGTGCTCCCTATGTATACTTTTTTGTGAACAGACGACATTCGTGATACTTATATGGATAAAGAAACATGTTGGGACACCATCAAGCCAGACATCATGCTTGCCATCAACCTTTTCTCTGATCTCCATGCTGCTCACTTTCATTGGTTGAACTCTGCCGACATTGCTCTCATTCCGATGAAGGAGGGTGCCGAGGACATCGTCGACTTCGACCCATCAGTCTTATCCATGCCATCGCTAAGTTAATTGCCAAGATGATGTCCAACCGGTTTGCTCCACACATGAATGATCTTGTCTCGCACGCCCAAAGTGCGTTCATTAAAAGAAGATGCATCCACGACAACTTCATGTATGTGTGCAACCTCGCGAGACGCTTTCACCGTAGGAAAACACCGGCATTGCTC is a window of Triticum dicoccoides isolate Atlit2015 ecotype Zavitan chromosome 2B, WEW_v2.0, whole genome shotgun sequence DNA encoding:
- the LOC119360865 gene encoding zinc finger A20 and AN1 domain-containing stress-associated protein 7-like, encoding MDARQQAGGAALCANGCGFFGGAATSDLCSRCYKEQQLLDVVAFDDAVMSGLRSLAITLTKAGGEEEGTPSSTTKKKRCSACQRKVGLLGFVCRCGATYCGAHRHADAHGCFFDYRAAGREQIARQNPLVVAPKMARV